A stretch of the Arvicola amphibius chromosome 8, mArvAmp1.2, whole genome shotgun sequence genome encodes the following:
- the LOC119821735 gene encoding vomeronasal type-1 receptor 2-like — translation MDFRNLGVGIIFLIENTVGILGNSSLLSYYLVIYYQKHKIKPLDLILMHLIMVNVLIILSKGMGHTMTIFGFKHLFNDWSYQLFMYFQRVFRSMSIATICLLSVFQAIIISPRHSCWKNLRAKYLKDIGLYISLCWVLYIMVNVLFPLYMTIKLRRRNITKETDFEPYTVAGHDKITVSLYIALSVFPELLFSLLITWSSSSMIIILYRHKQQVQHIRSTCAFYSNSPESRATQNILVRVFIFLAIYTLSTISHVCNALMAGQNWWLKNVTIIITLCFPTLSPFVLMNQSFSFSGFAFFG, via the coding sequence ATGGATTTCAGGAATTTGGGAGTAGGAATAATATTCTTGATAGAAAATACAGTTGGAATTCTGGGaaattcctctcttctttcctactACCTAGTTATTTATTaccagaaacataaaataaagcccTTGGATTTAATTCTTATGCATTTGATTATGGTTAATGTCTTGATTATTCTCTCTAAAGGAATGGGTCACACAATGACAATTTTTGGGTTTAAACATTTATTCAATGATTGGAGCTATcaactttttatgtattttcaaagAGTTTTTAGGAGCATGTCCATTGCCACCATCTGTCTCTTGAGTGTCTTCCAGGCCATCATCATCAGCCCTAGACACTCCTGTTGGAAGAATCTTAGAGCAAAATATCTCAAGGACATTGGTCtgtacatttctctctgctgggTCTTGTACATCATGGTAAATGTTCTTTTCCCTTTGTACATGACCATAAAATTAAGAAGGAGAAACATAACAAAAGAGACAGATTTTGAACCTTATACTGTTGCAGGTCATGACAAAATCACAGTCTCCTTATACATTGCTTTATCTGTCTTTCCTGAACTTCTATTTTCTCTCCTCATCACCTGGTCCAGCAGCTCAATGATTATCATTTTGTATAGGCACAAACAGCAAGTTCAACATATTCGCAGCACTTGTGCTTTCTACAGTAACTCCCCAGAGTCCAGAGCTACCCAGAACATCCTTGTCCGAGTGTTCATCTTTCTGGCTATTTATACCTTATCTACCATCTCACATGTTTGCAATGCTCTTATGGCTGGTCAAAATTGGTGGCTGAAGAATGTCACAATCATTATAACTTTGTGTTTTCCCACTTTGAGCCCTTTTGTACTTATGAATCAATCCTTCTCTTTCTCCGGATTTGCTTTCTTTGGATAA